Proteins from a single region of Artemia franciscana chromosome 20, ASM3288406v1, whole genome shotgun sequence:
- the LOC136040336 gene encoding craniofacial development protein 2-like: MDQRGLRIATWNVLTLNAPASKNLLSEELRKNKVSIAGLAETRLTESGKERIGNSDSLLWSGGSSGRNGVGLALNSLTRKALLLHEAVSDRLMKARFGPKHGKMTVIVCYAPTNDSDDATKEDFYSALFRCLATVPPHDIPVLLGDFNATVHDDMGLWFGTVGPVSPDPLNENGLRLLELCRSHNLYIANTYFQRKTIHQYTWYSNDGRTKKMIDYVIISKRWRSLVKNCRTYRSAELGNADHRLVCADLWLRLHAQRSKSKPVAADIGKLKEPDTRQKYSIEKSNRF, from the coding sequence ATGGACCAAAGGGGGCTACGAATAGCCACCTGGAATGTCTTGACTTTGAATGCACCTGCGTCAAAGAACCTACTCTCTGAAGAACTTCGCAAGAACAAAGTGTCAATTGCAGGTCTTGCAGAAACACGTCTTACCGAAAGCGGAAAAGAGCGAATAGGTAACAGTGACTCATTGCTCTGGTCTGGAGGAAGCTCGGGAAGGAATGGTGTTGGCCTTGCACTAAATAGCCTTACAAGAAAGGCCTTACTTTTACATGAAGCTGTATCTGACAGATTAATGAAGGCCCGCTTTGGACCCAAGCATGGCAAGATGACTGTCATCGTATGCTATGCCCCGACCAACGATTCTGATGATGCAACTAAGGAGGATTTCTACTCTGCTTTGTTCAGATGCCTTGCAACAGTACCCCCCCATGATATACCTGTTCTCCTTGGCGACTTTAATGCGACAGTGCACGATGATATGGGTTTATGGTTTGGCACAGTTGGTCCTGTATCCCCCGACCCACTTAACGAAAATGGGCTCCGCTTACTTGAACTGTGCCGATCTCACAACCTTTACATTGCAAACACCTACTTCCAACGCAAAACTATTCATCAGTACACGTGGTATAGTAATGACGGTCGTACAAAGAAGATGATTGACTACGTCATTATTTCCAAACGCTGGAGATCATTGGTGAAGAACtgcagaacttacagatcaGCAGAGCTTGGAAACGCAGACCATAGGCTTGTGTGCGCCGATCTTTGGCTTCGCCTCCATGCACAACGATCGAAAAGTAAACCCGTCGCTGCAGATATTGGGAAACTAAAGGAACCAGATACTCGCCAGAAGTACAGTATCGAGAAGTCGAATCGCTTCTAG